Proteins encoded in a region of the Cheilinus undulatus linkage group 8, ASM1832078v1, whole genome shotgun sequence genome:
- the cdca3 gene encoding cell division cycle-associated protein 3, with the protein MGSSESKIAASASVKPEPPLKNKILHLDPRSPSTGIDRTPIQVFGPVPKAVAEVKNECPLSFTDPRSPSVGISRTPVRDVMRVTVGSFARRLGMLFHNETEGIAPEAPQKCFSDSVEEEEVESEELASTEPLLTLKPSFIFSSLAEHANLLATPERPTLQSTDVSSPFVHLDDPQVEVEVETEADFSLEEAEEARESPLNKRLSMSLITCHEGATSSQIFAEVHRDGASPPVQSEEVEPFRDGVDHSYALPTIAVDSPVEPSLPTGAQDSPAPVLSEQQAEQPPSSVETKEILKESTSSEPPTVTNPEQPQLCTGIRCPTFDSKSPSQAVFKPQWLGKGFGAPGLRSRGAQGGKSVSSPLAVRVAMKNATNENKRQSGKLKQNGIEGRSPLQTLKKTNSPRDQHPQMKLKVSTPDKQRLGQVDHRVLAVCLDKENR; encoded by the exons ATGGGATCCAGCGAGAGCAAGATTGCTGCATCTGCATCAGTGAAACCAGAACCACCCCTCAAAAACAAGATTTTACATCTGGACCCACGCTCCCCTTCAACAGGAATTGATCGTACACCCATTCAG GTTTTTGGCCCTGTGCCTAAAGCTGTTGCTGAAGTTAAAAATGAATGTCCGCTTTCATTCACGGATCCCCGTTCACCTTCTGTTGGCATTTCGCGGACCCCTGTGAGAGATGTCATGAGAG TGACAGTTGGATCCTTTGCTCGCCGTCTGGGCATGCTTTTCCATAATGAGACTGAAGGTATAGCTCCTGAGGCCCCTCAGAAATGCTTCAGTGActctgtggaggaggaggaggttgagAGTGAAGAGCTTGCTTCCACTGAGCCTCTCTTGACCCTAAAGCCCTCTTTCATCTTCAGCTCCCTGGCTGAACATGCTAATCTTCTCGCCACCCCTGAAAGGCCCACTCTCCAAAGTACTGATGTGTCCAGCCCCTTTGTGCATCTTGATGATCCACAGGTGGAGGTAGAGGTTGAAACTGAGGCAGACTTTAGCCTGGAGGAGGCTGAAGAAGCAAGAGAGTCTCCTCTTAACAAGAGATTGAGCATGAGCCTGATAACATGCCATGAGGGAGCAACCTCATCCCAGATCTTTGCTGAGGTGCACCGCGATGGGGCCTCACCTCCGGTGCAAAGTGAGGAAGTTGAGCCATTCAGGGATGGCGTGGATCATTCATATGCTCTCCCTACTATTGCTGTTGATTCTCCTGTTGAGCCTTCCCTTCCCACTGGTGCACAAGATTCCCCAGCCCCTGTACTGTCAGAGCAACAAGCAGAGCAACCACCATCTTCAGTGGAGACAAAAGAAATTCTTAAAGAATCAACTTCGTCAGAACCACCAACTGTTACCAACCCAGAACAGCCACAGCTCTGTACCGGCATCCGCTGCCCCACCTTTGACTCAAAGAGCCCAAGTCAGGCTGTGTTCAAGCCGCAGTGGTTGGGAAAAGGTTTCGGAGCCCCTGGGCTGAGATCTAGAGGAGcacagggtggaaaaagtgtcTCTTCACCTCTTGCTGTCCGTGTTGCCATGAAAAATGCAACCAATGAAAACAAGAGGCAGTCTGGAAAACTGAAGCAGAACG gtATCGAAGGCCGTTCCCCACTTCAGACCCTTAAAAAGACCAACTCACCCAGGGATCAACATCCACAG ATGAAGCTGAAGGTGTCCACCCCAGATAAGCAGAGGCTCGGACAGGTGGACCACAGAGTGCTGGCGGTGTGTTTGGATAAGGAGAACCGATGA
- the pex5 gene encoding peroxisomal biogenesis factor 5 isoform X1 — protein MAMRELVEAECGGANPLMKLTGHMTKEGGAWRHRSTPTIPPAAIEIATEEELVNEFLQAPPRPPHTFDMGQLLEEMQQIDQQTYRQAPQRAPDVAALALSGDWAAEFLSGSDSASAPGLTALGDAADADWTREFIAEAADPGRWAEEYLEQSEEKLWLGDLGDKENEWTKEYQPGEELRQTANELVSKVDDPKLQNTEFLRFIRQIGEGSVTVESRTDKQLTDKAQAQEAQNWASNLNQVSEESAEAWVDEFATAGPDFQEAKAAVESDVDFWEKLQQEWEEMAKRDAESHPWLSDFDQLLNSSYDKGYQFEEDNPYMSHPDPLSEGVKRMEAGDIPGAVRFFESAVQREPDNQLAWQYLGTCQAENEQEFAAISALRRCIELKNDNLTALMALAVSFTNESLHRQACETLRDWLKHNPKYRSVWEQNERERQKEGATEKDKERDRFGSLLPESLFTDVQSLFLQAANSDPAQVDPQLQCGLGVLFNLSGEYDKAVDCFSAALSVTPQDYLLWNKLGATLANGSRSEEAVAAYRRALELQPGFVRSRYNLGISCVNLGAHREAVEHFLEALSLQRQAASDGARVARGPGGAAATMMSDNIWSTLRMALSMMGESSLYAAADRRDLDTLLAHFCQREVDGAAE, from the exons ATGGCGATGCGGGAGCTGGTGGAAGCAGAATGTGGTGGAGCCAATCCCCTCATGAAGCTGACCGGTCACATGACAAAGGAAGGGGGGGCATGGCGGCACCGCTCAACACCTACA ATTCCCCCTGCTGCGATAGAAATTGCAACTGAAGAAGAG CTTGTAAATGAGTTCCTTCAGGCCCCCCCACGACCCCCACACACCTTTGACATGGGTCAGCTGCTGGAGGAAATGCAGCAGATCGACCAGCAGACCTACAGACAAGCTCCTCAGAGAG CCCCAGATGTGGCAGCATTGGCTCTCTCCGGTGACTGGGCAGCTGAGTTCCTCTCAGGTTCAGACTCTGCCTCTGCTCCGGGTCTCACTGCCCTCGGTGATGCGGCAGATGCTGATTGGACAAGAGAATTTATCGCTGAGGCTGCAG ATCCTGGACGCTGGGCAGAGGAGTATCTGGAGCAGTCAGAGGAGAAGCTGTGGCTGGGAGATTTGGGAGACAAGGAGAATGAATG GACAAAGGAGTATCAACCAGGAGAGGAGTTGAGGCAGACAGCCAATGAACTTGTCTCAAAGGTTGATGACCCCAAGTTACAAAACACAGAG tTCCTTCGATTCATTAGGCAGATTGGCGAGGGCAGTGTGACAGTGGAGAGCAGAACAGACAAACAGCTCACAGATAAAGCTCAGGCCCAGGAGGCTCAGAACTGGGCCTCCAACCTCAACCAG GTGTCTGAAGAATCGGCTGAAGCCTGGGTAGATGAGTTTGCCACAGCGGGGCCGGATTTCCAAGAAGCTAAAGCTGCAGTGGAG AGTGATGTGGATTTCTGGGAGAAGCTGCAGCAGGAGTGGGAGGAGATGGCAAAGAGGGATGCAGAAAGCCACCCCTGGCTGTCTGACTTCGATCAGCTACTCAATAGCTCTTATGACAAG GGTTATCAGTTTGAAGAGGACAACCCTTACATGTCCCACCCTGACCCTCTGTCTGAAGGGGTGAAGAGGATGGAGGCAGGGGACATCCCGGGCGCTGTACGCTTCTTTGAGAGTGCTGTACAAAGAGAACCAGACAACCAGCTG GCTTGGCAATATCTTGGAACCTGTCAGGCAGAGAACGAGCAAGAATTTGCTGCTATCAGCGCCCTCCGCAG ATGTATAGAGCTGAAGAATGACAACCTGACAGCTCTGATGGCGTTGGCTGTCAGTTTCACTAACGAATCACTGCACAGGCAGGCCTGTGAGACTCTCCGTGATTGGCTGAAGCACAACCCAAAATATCGCTCTGTTTGGGAGCAGAATGAGCGGGAACGCCAAAAGGAAGGTGCCACAGAGAAGGACAAGGAGAGGGATAGGTTCGGGTCACTGCTGCCAGA ATCATTGTTTACTGATGTTCAGTCCCTGTTCCTGCAAGCAGCCAACTCGGACCCTGCCCAGGTGGACCCCCAGCTGCAGTGTGGTCTTGGGGTTCTCTTTAACCTCAGTGGGGAGTATGACAAGGCAGTGGACTGTTTCAGTGCTGCGCTCTCTGTCACACCACAG GACTATCTGCTCTGGAATAAATTAGGTGCCACACTTGCTAATGGCAGCCGCTCAGAAGAAGCTGTGGCCGCCTACAGGAGAGCGCTGGAACTGCAGCCAGGTTTTGTCCGAAGCCGCTACAATTTGGGAATTAGCTGTGTGAACCTGGGAGCACACAG AGAGGCGGTGGAGCACTTTCTTGAGGCTCTGTCTCTACAGCGTCAGGCGGCCAGCGATGGTGCGAGAGTTGCAAGGGGGCCAGGAGGCGCAGCAGCCACCATGATGTCTGACAACATCTGGTCCACTCTGCGCATGGCTCTCAGCATGATGGGAGAGAGCTCTCTGTATGCTGCTGCTGACCGCCGGGACTTGGACACGTTGTTGGCTCACTTTTGCCAGAGAGAGGTGGATGGTGCGGCTGAATGA
- the pex5 gene encoding peroxisomal biogenesis factor 5 isoform X2, with the protein MAMRELVEAECGGANPLMKLTGHMTKEGGAWRHRSTPTIPPAAIEIATEEELVNEFLQAPPRPPHTFDMGQLLEEMQQIDQQTYRQAPQRAPDVAALALSGDWAAEFLSGSDSASAPGLTALGDAADADWTREFIAEAADPGRWAEEYLEQSEEKLWLGDLGDKENEWTKEYQPGEELRQTANELVSKVDDPKLQNTEVSEESAEAWVDEFATAGPDFQEAKAAVESDVDFWEKLQQEWEEMAKRDAESHPWLSDFDQLLNSSYDKGYQFEEDNPYMSHPDPLSEGVKRMEAGDIPGAVRFFESAVQREPDNQLAWQYLGTCQAENEQEFAAISALRRCIELKNDNLTALMALAVSFTNESLHRQACETLRDWLKHNPKYRSVWEQNERERQKEGATEKDKERDRFGSLLPESLFTDVQSLFLQAANSDPAQVDPQLQCGLGVLFNLSGEYDKAVDCFSAALSVTPQDYLLWNKLGATLANGSRSEEAVAAYRRALELQPGFVRSRYNLGISCVNLGAHREAVEHFLEALSLQRQAASDGARVARGPGGAAATMMSDNIWSTLRMALSMMGESSLYAAADRRDLDTLLAHFCQREVDGAAE; encoded by the exons ATGGCGATGCGGGAGCTGGTGGAAGCAGAATGTGGTGGAGCCAATCCCCTCATGAAGCTGACCGGTCACATGACAAAGGAAGGGGGGGCATGGCGGCACCGCTCAACACCTACA ATTCCCCCTGCTGCGATAGAAATTGCAACTGAAGAAGAG CTTGTAAATGAGTTCCTTCAGGCCCCCCCACGACCCCCACACACCTTTGACATGGGTCAGCTGCTGGAGGAAATGCAGCAGATCGACCAGCAGACCTACAGACAAGCTCCTCAGAGAG CCCCAGATGTGGCAGCATTGGCTCTCTCCGGTGACTGGGCAGCTGAGTTCCTCTCAGGTTCAGACTCTGCCTCTGCTCCGGGTCTCACTGCCCTCGGTGATGCGGCAGATGCTGATTGGACAAGAGAATTTATCGCTGAGGCTGCAG ATCCTGGACGCTGGGCAGAGGAGTATCTGGAGCAGTCAGAGGAGAAGCTGTGGCTGGGAGATTTGGGAGACAAGGAGAATGAATG GACAAAGGAGTATCAACCAGGAGAGGAGTTGAGGCAGACAGCCAATGAACTTGTCTCAAAGGTTGATGACCCCAAGTTACAAAACACAGAG GTGTCTGAAGAATCGGCTGAAGCCTGGGTAGATGAGTTTGCCACAGCGGGGCCGGATTTCCAAGAAGCTAAAGCTGCAGTGGAG AGTGATGTGGATTTCTGGGAGAAGCTGCAGCAGGAGTGGGAGGAGATGGCAAAGAGGGATGCAGAAAGCCACCCCTGGCTGTCTGACTTCGATCAGCTACTCAATAGCTCTTATGACAAG GGTTATCAGTTTGAAGAGGACAACCCTTACATGTCCCACCCTGACCCTCTGTCTGAAGGGGTGAAGAGGATGGAGGCAGGGGACATCCCGGGCGCTGTACGCTTCTTTGAGAGTGCTGTACAAAGAGAACCAGACAACCAGCTG GCTTGGCAATATCTTGGAACCTGTCAGGCAGAGAACGAGCAAGAATTTGCTGCTATCAGCGCCCTCCGCAG ATGTATAGAGCTGAAGAATGACAACCTGACAGCTCTGATGGCGTTGGCTGTCAGTTTCACTAACGAATCACTGCACAGGCAGGCCTGTGAGACTCTCCGTGATTGGCTGAAGCACAACCCAAAATATCGCTCTGTTTGGGAGCAGAATGAGCGGGAACGCCAAAAGGAAGGTGCCACAGAGAAGGACAAGGAGAGGGATAGGTTCGGGTCACTGCTGCCAGA ATCATTGTTTACTGATGTTCAGTCCCTGTTCCTGCAAGCAGCCAACTCGGACCCTGCCCAGGTGGACCCCCAGCTGCAGTGTGGTCTTGGGGTTCTCTTTAACCTCAGTGGGGAGTATGACAAGGCAGTGGACTGTTTCAGTGCTGCGCTCTCTGTCACACCACAG GACTATCTGCTCTGGAATAAATTAGGTGCCACACTTGCTAATGGCAGCCGCTCAGAAGAAGCTGTGGCCGCCTACAGGAGAGCGCTGGAACTGCAGCCAGGTTTTGTCCGAAGCCGCTACAATTTGGGAATTAGCTGTGTGAACCTGGGAGCACACAG AGAGGCGGTGGAGCACTTTCTTGAGGCTCTGTCTCTACAGCGTCAGGCGGCCAGCGATGGTGCGAGAGTTGCAAGGGGGCCAGGAGGCGCAGCAGCCACCATGATGTCTGACAACATCTGGTCCACTCTGCGCATGGCTCTCAGCATGATGGGAGAGAGCTCTCTGTATGCTGCTGCTGACCGCCGGGACTTGGACACGTTGTTGGCTCACTTTTGCCAGAGAGAGGTGGATGGTGCGGCTGAATGA